From one Lycium ferocissimum isolate CSIRO_LF1 chromosome 7, AGI_CSIRO_Lferr_CH_V1, whole genome shotgun sequence genomic stretch:
- the LOC132064583 gene encoding UDP-glucose:glycoprotein glucosyltransferase produces MNLKHLGIYQDSRMETRFRFGFCVVIAVALCICLCGHSVYAGNSKPKNVQVALRAKWSGTPVILEAGELLSKESKDLFWDFIELWLQSADENSDCQTAKDCLKRIIKYGRSLLSESLVAMFEFSLTLRSASPRIVLYRQLAEESLSSFPLADDKSSSSPDGEVSQQSDNAKNKKVNPLLVGENPRSPEGNCCWIDTGGRLFYDVAELLVWMQNPKEVSLETLHPELFEFDHVHPDSNVGSPVAILYGALGTNCFEQFHRTLASAAREGKIYYVVRPVLPSGCESKSTPCGALGTRDSLNLGGYGVELALKNMEYKAMDDSTVKKGVTLEDPHTEDLSQEVRGFVFSRILERRQELTSEIMAFRDYLLSSAVSDTLDVWELKDLGHQTAQRIVHAADPLQSMQEINQNFPSVVSSLSRMKLNESIKEEIVANQRMIPPGKSLMALNGALVNIEDIDLYLLVDMVHQELSLADQYAKMKIPVSTVRKLLAALPPSESSTFRVDFRSDHVHYLNNLEVDEMYKRWRNNLNELLMPVYPGQMRYIRKNLFHAVYVLDPASICGLETIDAIVSMFENHIPMRFGVILYSTKLIKEIESGGGELPLSYREKDSPSQEDLSSLIIRLFIYIKENRGIVTAFQFLSNVNKLRIEAVAEDPPEVHHVEGAFVETLLPQAKTPPQDTLLKLEKEHTFKELSEESSLFVFKLGLAKRQCCLLFNGLVHDPTEEALMNAMNDELPRIQENVYFGHINSHTDVLDKYLSESGVQRYNPQIIAEGKVKPRFVSLSALILADNSFFNEISYLHSTGTIDDLKPVTHLLAVSMAAEKGMRLLREGIHYLMAGTTTGRLAVLFNSIQDPHSPSFLFMKVFQITASSYSHKKGALPFLDQICLFYQHEYMHASSAGTENVEAFMDKVFELANSNGLSSKGLKSALSGLSDEKLKVHLNKVGKFLFGRVGLEYGANAVITNGRVISLVDDTTFLSHDLQLLESLEFKQRIKHIVEIIEEVKWEDIDPDMLTSKFISDIVMSVSSSISMRDRNSEGARFELLSAKYSAVVLENENSSIHIDAVIDPLSSSGQKLSSLLRLVSKSIRPSMRLVLNPMSSLVDLPLKNYYRYVIPTLDDFSSSDYTIYGPKAFFANMPPSKTLTMNLDVPEPWLVEPVVAVHDLDNMLLENLGETRTLQAVYELEALVLTGHCSEKDHEPPRGLQLILGTKSTPHLVDTLVMANLGYWQMKAFPGVWYLQLAPGRSSELYALKDDGDGGQETTLSKRITIDDLRGKLVHMEVIKKKGKEHEKLLVSADDDSHSQEKKKGNQNSWNSNILKWASGFIGGSDQSKKSKNTPVEQVTGGRHGKTINIFSVASGHLYERFLKIMILSVLKNTQRPVKFWFIKNYLSPQFKDVIPHMAQEYGFEYELITYKWPTWLHKQKEKQRIIWAYKILFLDVIFPLALEKVIFVDADQIVRTDMGELYDMDLKGRPLAYTPFCDNNREMDGYRFWKQGFWKEHLRGRPYHISALYVVDLLKFRETAAGDNLRVFYETLSKDPNSLSNLDQDLPNYAQHTVPIFSLPQEWLWCESWCGNATKPKAKTIDLCNNPMTKEPKLQGAKRIVEEWPELDYEARRVTAKILGEDFDPQDQAAPPAEAPKTISDTPLEDEESKSEL; encoded by the exons ATGAATCTGAAACATCTTGGTATttatcaagattcaagaatggaGACTCGTTTCAGATTTGGGTTTTGTGTTGTGATCGCTGTAGCTTTGTGTATTTGTCTTTGTGGGCATTCAGTATATGCGGGGAATAGTAAACCCAAGAATGTTCAGGTTGCTTTAAGGGCTAAGTGGTCTGGTACCCCTGTAATCTTGGAAGCCGG GGAGTTGCTATCAAAGGAATCTAAGGACCTTTTTTGGGATTTTATCGAGTTATGGCTTCAATCTGCAGATGAAAATTCTGACTGCCAAACTGCCAAAGATTGCTTGAAGAGAATTATAAAATATGGAAGGTCTCTATTAAGTGAATCTTTGGTAGCAATGTTTGAATTTTCTCTAACTCTTCGATCAGCATCTCCTAGGATAGTGCTTTATCGTCAATTGGCAGAGgaatctctttcttcttttccactTGCTGATGATAAAAGCTCAAGCTCTCCTGATGGAGAAGTATCTCAGCAAAGTGATAATGCAAAGAACAAAAAGGTTAACCCTCTGCTTGTTGGTGAGAACCCAAGAAGTCCTGAAGGAAACTGTTGTTGGATAGACACTGGTGGAAGACTGTTTTATGATGTTGCTGAATTGCTAGTGTGGATGCAGAACCCCAAAGAAGT ATCTCTTGAGACATTACACCCGGAGCTTTTTGAGTTTGATCATGTCCATCCCGATTCAAATGTAGGAAGTCCGGTAGCTATTTTATATGGTGCTCTGGGGACCAATTGCTTTGAACAATTTCATCGGACCTTGGCCAGTGCGGCCAGAGAG GGGAAAATCTATTATGTAGTTAGACCTGTGTTACCTTCTGGATGTGAATCAAAAAGTACTCCGTGTGGAGCTCTTGGTACCAGAGACTCCTTGAACTTGGGTGGTTATGGTGTGGAACTAGCGCTGAAAAACATGGAATACAAGGCTATGGATGACAGCACTgtaaagaaag GGGTCACTCTCGAAGATCCTCACACTGAAGATCTTAGCCAAGAAGTCAGAGGATTTGTATTCTCTAGGATTCTG GAGCGTAGACAGGAGTTaacatctgaaataatggcttTCAGGGATTATCTTCTATCATCAGCAGTTTCTGATACACTTGATGTCTGGGAATTAAAAG ATTTAGGGCATCAAACTGCGCAGAGGATAGTTCATGCGGCTGATCCTTTGCAGTCAATGCAAGAAATTAAtcaaaattttcctagtgtTGTCTCTTCTTTATCTCGGATGAAG CTCAATGAATCTATCAAAGAGGAAATTGTTGCAAATCAGCGAATGATCCCACCTGGAAAGTCATTAATGGCTTTGAATGGTGCTTTAgtcaatattgaagatattgacCTTTATCT GCTGGTTGACATGGTCCATCAGGAGTTGTCATTAGCTGATCAATACGCTAAAATGAAG ATTCCTGTTAGCACCGTGAGGAAGCTCCTTGCAGCACTGCCCCCTTCTGAGTCCAGTACTTTCCGTGTTGATTTTCGCTCAGATCATGTTCATTATCTCAATAACTTGGAGGTGGATGAGATGTATAAACGTTGGCGGAACAATTTAAACGAG CTCCTGATGCCAGTCTACCCTGGACAAATGCGTTACATCCGGAAGAACCTCTTCCATGCAGTTTATGTTTTGGACCCTGCCTCCATTTGTGGGCTTGAG ACAATTGATGCAATCGTTTCGATGTTTGAGAATCATATTCCAATGAGATTTGGTGTGATATTGTACTCTACGAAGTTAATTAAGGAGATCGAATCAGGCGGTGGTGAACTTCCCCTTTCTTATAGGGAGAAGGATAGTCCAAGTCAGGAAGACCTCTCGAGTTTG ATTATTCGTCTTTTCATCTACATCAAGGAAAACCGAGGAATTGTAACAGCTTTCCAGTTCCTGAGCAAT GTAAACAAATTGCGAATTGAGGCAGTTGCTGAAGATCCTCCTGAAGTACACCACGTTGAAGGGGCATTTGTGGAAACACTGCT ACCGCAGGCTAAAACTCCTCCTCAAGATACTTTACTGAAACTGGAGAAGGAGCATACTTTTAAAGAACTCTCCGAGGAAAGCTCTCTGTTTGTATTTAAGCTAGGTTTGGCTAAGAGGCAATGTTGCCTCTTGTTCAATGGGCTTGTCCATGACCCTACTGAG GAAGCTCTTATGAATGCCATGAATGATGAACTTCCTAGAATACAAGAAAATGTCTATTTTGGGCACATAAACTCTCATACAGATGTCCTGGACAAGTATCTATCAGAGAGTGGTGTGCAGCGCTATAATCCACAG ATTATAGCTGAAGGGAAAGTCAAACCGAGATTTGTATCTCTTTCGGCTTTAATTCTTGCAGACAACTCATTTTTTAATGAAATCAGCTACTTACATTCTACAGGAA CAATAGATGATTTGAAGCCTGTGACTCATCTTCTTGCTGTCAGTATGGCGGCAGAGAAAGGGATGAGATTGCTTCGTGAAGGAATACATTATCTG ATGGCAGGCACCACAACTGGACGCTTGGCAGTGCTGTTTAACTCCATTCAGGATCCTCATTCACCAAGCTTTCTTTTCATGAAAGTTTTCCAAATCACAGCCTCATCATATAG TCACAAGAAAGGCGCTCTGCCGTTCCTGGACCAAATTTGCTTGTTTTACCAACATGAATATATGCATGCATCTTCTGCGGGCACTGAAAATGTTGAGGCATTTATGGATAAGGTCTTTGAACTGGCTAATTCAAATGGATTGTCCTCAAAAGGACTCAAGTCTGCTCTTTCTGGACTTTCTGATGAGAAGTTGAAAGTGCACTTGAATAAG GTGGGGAAGTTTTTGTTTGGACGAGTTGGTCTGGAGTATGGCGCCAATGCAGTTATTACAAATGGGAGA GTGATTAGCCTGGTTGACGACACAACATTCTTGAgccatgatttgcaacttctgGAGTCTCTGGAATTTAAGCAAAGAATAAAGCATATAGTGGAAATAATTGAAGAAGTAAAGTGGGAGGACATCGACCCTGATATGTTAACAAG taaaTTCATCAGTGACATTGTCATGTCTGTCTCATCTTCAATTTCCATGCGGGATCGGAATTCTGAAGGTGCTCGCTTTGAACTTCTGTCCGCAAAATACAG TGCTGTTGTTTTAGAAAATGAAAATTCCAGCATTCATATTGATGCTGTTATCGACCCCTTGAGCTCATCTGGTCAAAAGTTGTCTTCTCTTCTTCGGCTTGTGTCAAAGTCCATTCGCCCAAGCATGAGGCTTGTACTCAACCCCATG AGTTCGCTGGTTGATCTCCCATTGAAGAACTACTACAGATATGTTATACCAACACTG GATGACTTTAGTAGTTCAGATTACACCATTTATGGTCCCAAAGCTTTTTTTGCTAATATGCCACCTTCTAAGACGCTGACTATGAATCTTGATGTTCCTGAGCCATGGCTTGTTGAGCCTGTTGTTGCTGT CCATGACCTAGATAATATGCTGCTTGAAAACCTAGGAGAGACTAGGACACTGCAAGCTGTGTATGAACTTGAAGCACTAGTACTAACAG GTCATTGCTCTGAGAAGGATCATGAGCCGCCTAGAGGCCTTCAGCTAATCCTAGGCACTAAAAGTACACCGCACTTGGTTGACACACTTGTCATGGCCAATTTGGGTTATTGGCAAATGAAGGCGTTTCCTGGAGTTTGGTACCTGCAGCTTGCTCCAGGTAGAAGCTCGGAGCTTTATGCTTTGAAAGACGATGGTGATGGTGGTCAGGAGACAACTTTGTCTAAACGGATCACTATAGATGATTTGCGTGGTAAACTTGTTCACATGGAGGTGATTAAGAAAAAGGGCAAGGAACATGAGAAACTGTTGGTTTCTGCTGACGATGATAGCCATTCACAAGAGAAGAAAAAG GGAAACCAGAACAGTTGGAATTCGAATATTCTTAAATGGGCTTCTGGATTTATCGGTGGCAGTGACCAgtcaaagaagagtaaaaaCACTCCAGTG GAGCAGGTAACCGGTGGTCGCCATGGGAAGACGATTAACATATTCTCTGTTGCTTCTGGGCACTT ATATGAACGGTTCCTAAAAATTATGATACTAAGTGTTCTGAAGAATACTCAACGGCCAGTGAAGTTCTGGTTTATAAAAAACTATCTCTCTCCTCAGTTCAAG GATGTAATCCCGCATATGGCGCAAGAATATGGTTTTGAATATGAATTAATTACATACAAATGGCCTACATGGCTGCACAAACAAAAGGAGAAACAAAGAATCATCTGGGCATATAAAATTCTGTTTCTTGATGTCATTTTCCCCCTGGCGTTGGAGAAG GTTATCTTTGTAGATGCAGACCAAATTGTAAGAACTGATATGGGAGAACTTTATGACATGGATTTAAAGGGACGGCCCCTTGCATATACACCTTTCTGTGACAACAACAGGGAGATGGATGGCTATCGTTTTTGGAAACAA GGCTTCTGGAAGGAACATTTACGAGGAAGACCATATCATATTAG TGCTTTATATGTTGTCGATCTGCTTAAATTCCGGGAGACTGCTGCGGGAGATAATTTACGAGTGTTTTATGAGACCCTGAGCAAGGATCCAAACAGTCTTTCAAATCTGGATCAG GACCTTCCAAACTATGCTCAGCATACTGTACCCATCTTTTCACTCCCACAAGAATGGCTTTGGTGCGAGTCATGGTGTGGTAATGCAACAAAGCCCAAGGCAAAAACAATAGACCTTTGCAATAATCCCATGACAAAAGAACCCAAACTCCAG GGCGCCAAGAGGATAGTGGAAGAGTGGCCAGAACTTGACTATGAAGCAAGACGCGTTACTGCAAAGATCTTGGGTGAAGACTTTGATCCCCAAGACCAGGCAGCACCTCCTGCTGAAGCACCAAAAACCATTAGCGATACTCCATTAGAAGACGAGGAATCAAAGTCGGAACTTTGA
- the LOC132064584 gene encoding probable receptor-like protein kinase At1g11050, whose product MKGHMWILCLLFSLFSLVISISSAQNSTNLSATCPLDFGYVLTVPWSSSNCQVLNSTPQLSNGSDIPSSTKGQCCQNLLSLFGVAMAQHLKETSIFHLPNLETSVSCIQEFQSKLNSLSLPSNLTSFCFDPFQFVITPNICASIQTIQDWNKKLGPSTVLDSGCRSDLEDLTACDGCVAAGFRVQQQLIAIDGNASHSTDCFYFTILYAAGIVNEFGPESTGAMSCIFSIDLKNNSSSNKRHLALIFGLAGAGIAVLCMSLVLGLYIWWNKKWRKNDDVEMEDTVSTRRRMRPNTAVWFKIQELEKATDNFSQKNFMGRGGFGVVYKGTLADGTNVAVKKLIESDFQGNDEFCNEVEIISNLKHRNLVSLRGCCVTDENRIESGESERYLVYDYMPNGNLDDHLFGVNQGGIVKQPLTWPQRKNIILDVAKGLAYLHYGVKPAIYHRDIKATNILLDLDMRARVADFGLVKQSREGESHLTTRVAGTHGYLAPEYALYGQLTEKSDVYSFGVVILEIMCGRKVLDFSSGSPRAFLITDWAWSKVKAGKINEVLDNILVKSEDSVSANPRAIMVRFLLVGILCAHVMVALRPTILDALKMLEGDIEVPEIPDRPAPLGQPSFYNANGNTFSISPTLSCLRLPAGDMLR is encoded by the coding sequence ATGAAGGGTCATATGTGGATTTTGTGTTTGTtgttctctttattttctttggtAATTTCCATTTCTTCAGCTCAAAATAGCACTAACTTGTCTGCAACTTGTCCTTTAGATTTTGGCTATGTTTTGACAGTCCCATGGTCCAGTTCTAACTGTCAAGTTCTGAATTCAACTCCTCAGCTTTCCAATGGTTCTGATATTCCTTCATCAACCAAAGGCCAGTGTTGCCAAAACCTTTTGTCCCTTTTTGGTGTTGCTATGGCACAACACCTTAAAGAAACTTCTATCTTCCACTTACCCAATTTAGAAACTTCTGTTTCTTGCATCCAAGAATTCCAATCCAAGCTCAACTCTTTGTCCTTGCCTtcaaatcttacctctttctgTTTTGACCCTTTTCAGTTTGTCATCACACCAAACATTTGTGCCTCAATTCAGACCATTCAAGATTGGAATAAAAAGTTGGGGCCCTCAACTGTTCTGGATTCTGGTTGTAGGTCTGATCTTGAGGATTTAACTGCCTGTGATGGTTGTGTAGCTGCTGGATTTAGAGTTCAGCAACAGTTAATTGCAATTGATGGTAATGCATCTCATTCCACTGATTGTTTTTACTTCACCATTTTGTATGCTGCTGGTATTGTCAATGAATTTGGTCCTGAAAGTACTGGTGCCATGTCATGTATttttagtattgatttgaaaaataatagtTCATCGAACAAACGACATTTAGCTCTAATCTTTGGGTTGGCTGGAGCTGGCATTGCAGTACTATGCATGTCTTTAGTGTTGGGATTGTATATCTGGTGGAACAAAAAGTGGAGGAAAAATGATGATGTGGAAATGGAAGATACGGTGTCTACTAGGCGAAGAATGAGGCCTAATACTGCTGTTTGGTTCAAAATTCAGGAGCTTGAAAAGGCAACAGATAATTTTTCACAAAAGAATTTTATGGGGAGAGGTGGATTTGGAGTAGTTTATAAAGGAACTTTAGCAGATGGAACTAATGTTGCTGTcaaaaagcttatagaatctgATTTTCAAGGAAATGATGAGTTCTGCAATGAggttgagattattagtaactTGAAGCATCGTAATCTTGTATCACTTAGGGGTTGTTGTGTGACTGATGAAAATCGGATTGAAAGTGGGGAGAGTGAAAGATACCTCGTTTATGATTACATGCCCAACGGGAATCTTGATGACCATTTATTTGGTGTAAATCAAGGTGGAATAGTAAAGCAACCATTGACTTGGCCTCAGAGAAAAAACATTATTTTGGATGTGGCAAAAGGACTAGCATATCTGCATTATGGGGTAAAGCCAGCGATTTATCACAGGGACATTAAAGCTACTAATATTCTGTTAGATTTAGATATGAGAGCAAGAGTGGCTGACTTTGGGTTGGTTAAGCAAAGTAGAGAAGGAGAGTCTCATCTTACTACTAGAGTGGCGGGTACGCATGGCTACTTAGCTCCTGAATATGCTCTTTACGGGCAATTGACTGAGAAGAGCGATGTTTATAGCTTTGGAGTTGTTATTTTGGAAATAATGTGTGGAAGGaaggttcttgatttctcttcaGGATCGCCTCGTGCTTTTCTGATCACAGATTGGGCTTGGTCAAAGGTAAAAGCTGGAAAGATAAATGAAGTCTTGGATAATATCCTAGTAAAGAGTGAGGATTCAGTAAGTGCAAATCCAAGGGCTATAATGGTGAGATTTCTCCTCGTTGGAATATTATGCGCTCACGTGATGGTGGCCTTGAGGCCAACTATATTGGATGCACTGAAAATGTTAGAAGGAGATATTGAGGTTCCTGAAATTCCAGATAGACCAGCACCTCTTGGACAACCTTCATTTTATAATGCTAATGGTAACACATTCAGCATTTCACCAACTTTGAGTTGCTTGCGACTCCCAGCTGGAGACATGCTCAGGTAA